One segment of Streptomyces sp. TG1A-8 DNA contains the following:
- a CDS encoding BTAD domain-containing putative transcriptional regulator: MDPVRYRLLGPTQALRPDGTPLPVGGARLRALLTVLALRAGRTVPAGVLVDEVWGAEPPADAAGALQALVGRLRRALGADAVASADGGYRLAAAPDDVDLTRFDRLTGEGLRALADGDPAKAAAVLDDALALWRGPALADLPGHTADAARWETRRLDALRARHTAALALGQAEQSLPELAALCDGHPLDEPLQALRLRALRDAGRPAQALAAYEDVRRLLADRLGSDPGPELRALHAELLTGADRQPPSAPSAAPGNLPARLTSFVGREPDIAAIGADLAAARLVTLLGPGGAGKTRLSQEAAEAVRPTARDGVWLAELAPVDDPDAVPQAVLTAIGARETVLHGAGVEGMRAVADRYGDPVARLVEHCARRRMLLVLDNCEHVVDAAARLVERLLAGCPELTVLATSREPLGVPGELVRPVEPLPEPVALRLLADRGAAARPGFRVQDDPEACAEICRRLDGLPLAIELAAARLRVLAPRQIADRLDDRFRLLTSGSRTVLPRQQTLRAVVDWSWDLLDADERDVLGRLSVFAGGCDLAAAEAVCGPAALDALGSLVDKSLVVAAPSAEGGMRYRLLETVAEYAAERLDESGHRTGAERAHLTYYRELARTTDPLLRGPGQRAAIDRLQLEYENLRTALRHAVAAGDEQEGLCLVLSLVWYWQMRDLRLDCRTWCEEVMALGPDPFAEPVRPARPVWQRCTDTPPPLTGEVLQEARRGVHLAHLACMDTELDCWQTPDAQAKLRAVTRVYRPGLPQTCRVPGSLWFFAEMFTGGADRLRAIMDATVRTCREVPGYEWELAGALQLRANVLANRTEWAGDAARDADEALEIFRRLGDAWGTAEALSARGEAHERRGAYREAAADYGAAVEHAGRLGAHVQMAVLGARLGSVLMEAGETERGERMLRDVIARSDGATDEAMPIARIFLACWLGLTGRTAEAREQLRALREEYRIAHFVVFDALIRCQEAWVDALDGRCEQALTRIRGTLRLAGDPLSQTLTPHLHSVCLHVAGMALAGLDGGSRAADGARCLGAADTLMPPGHTFSGVERRAYELTEARLRAALDPAAYDAAYAEGGGLSLAEATALL; the protein is encoded by the coding sequence ATGGACCCCGTGCGCTACCGCCTCCTCGGTCCCACCCAGGCACTCCGCCCCGACGGCACGCCCCTGCCGGTCGGCGGGGCGCGGCTGCGTGCCCTGCTGACCGTGCTCGCGCTGCGGGCCGGCCGGACCGTGCCGGCCGGCGTGCTCGTCGACGAGGTGTGGGGCGCCGAGCCGCCCGCCGACGCGGCCGGCGCCCTGCAGGCGCTGGTCGGCCGGCTGCGCCGGGCGCTCGGCGCGGACGCCGTCGCCTCCGCGGACGGCGGCTACCGCCTCGCCGCCGCCCCCGACGACGTCGACCTCACCCGTTTCGACCGGCTCACCGGCGAGGGGCTGCGCGCCCTGGCCGACGGCGACCCGGCCAAGGCCGCCGCCGTCCTGGACGACGCCCTCGCCCTGTGGCGCGGACCCGCCCTGGCCGACCTGCCCGGCCACACCGCCGACGCGGCCCGCTGGGAGACCCGCCGCCTGGACGCCCTGCGCGCCCGGCACACCGCCGCCCTCGCCCTCGGCCAGGCCGAGCAGTCCCTGCCGGAGCTGGCCGCGCTGTGCGACGGCCACCCCCTGGACGAGCCCCTGCAGGCCCTGCGCCTGCGCGCCCTGCGCGACGCCGGCCGCCCCGCCCAGGCCCTGGCCGCCTACGAGGACGTGCGGCGGCTGCTCGCCGACCGGCTCGGCTCCGACCCCGGCCCCGAATTGCGCGCCCTGCACGCCGAGCTGCTGACCGGCGCGGACCGGCAGCCGCCGTCCGCGCCGTCCGCCGCCCCCGGCAACCTGCCCGCCCGGCTCACCTCCTTCGTCGGCCGGGAGCCCGACATCGCCGCCATCGGCGCCGACCTGGCCGCGGCCCGCCTGGTCACCCTGCTCGGACCCGGCGGGGCCGGCAAGACCCGGCTGTCCCAGGAGGCCGCCGAGGCGGTGCGGCCCACCGCCCGGGACGGGGTGTGGCTGGCCGAACTGGCACCGGTGGACGACCCGGACGCCGTACCGCAGGCCGTGCTGACCGCGATCGGCGCCCGCGAGACCGTGCTGCACGGCGCCGGCGTCGAGGGCATGCGCGCGGTCGCCGACCGGTACGGCGACCCCGTCGCCCGGCTCGTGGAGCACTGCGCCCGGCGCCGGATGCTGCTCGTCCTGGACAACTGCGAGCACGTGGTCGACGCGGCCGCCCGCCTGGTGGAACGCCTGCTGGCCGGCTGTCCGGAGCTGACCGTGCTCGCCACCAGCCGTGAACCCCTCGGCGTGCCGGGGGAACTGGTGCGGCCCGTGGAGCCGCTGCCCGAGCCGGTGGCACTGCGGCTGCTCGCCGACCGGGGCGCGGCGGCCCGGCCCGGATTCCGGGTGCAGGACGATCCGGAGGCGTGCGCCGAGATCTGCCGCCGCCTCGACGGCCTGCCCCTGGCCATCGAGCTGGCGGCGGCCCGCCTGCGCGTGCTGGCCCCGCGCCAGATAGCCGACCGGCTGGACGACCGGTTCCGGCTGCTCACCTCCGGCAGCCGCACCGTACTGCCCCGCCAGCAGACCCTGCGGGCCGTGGTCGACTGGTCGTGGGACCTGCTCGACGCGGACGAGCGCGACGTCCTCGGCCGCCTGTCGGTCTTCGCGGGCGGCTGCGACCTCGCCGCCGCCGAAGCGGTCTGCGGTCCCGCCGCGCTGGACGCGCTGGGCTCCCTGGTCGACAAGTCCCTGGTGGTGGCGGCCCCGTCGGCCGAGGGCGGCATGCGCTACCGGCTCCTGGAGACCGTCGCCGAGTACGCGGCCGAACGGCTGGACGAGAGCGGGCACCGGACCGGGGCCGAACGCGCCCACCTGACGTACTACCGCGAACTGGCCCGCACCACCGACCCGTTGCTGCGCGGCCCCGGGCAGCGTGCCGCCATCGACCGGCTCCAGCTGGAGTACGAGAACCTGCGCACCGCCCTGCGGCACGCCGTCGCCGCCGGCGACGAGCAGGAGGGGCTCTGCCTGGTGCTGTCGCTGGTCTGGTACTGGCAGATGCGCGACCTGCGCCTCGACTGCCGCACCTGGTGCGAGGAGGTCATGGCGCTCGGCCCCGACCCCTTCGCCGAGCCGGTCCGCCCCGCCCGCCCGGTGTGGCAGCGCTGCACCGACACCCCGCCCCCGCTCACCGGCGAGGTCCTGCAGGAGGCCCGGCGCGGCGTGCACCTCGCCCACCTCGCCTGCATGGACACCGAGCTGGACTGCTGGCAGACCCCCGACGCCCAGGCCAAGCTGCGCGCCGTCACCCGGGTCTACCGGCCCGGTCTGCCGCAGACCTGCCGGGTCCCGGGCAGCCTGTGGTTCTTCGCCGAGATGTTCACCGGCGGCGCGGACCGGCTGCGCGCCATCATGGACGCCACCGTCCGCACCTGCCGGGAGGTCCCCGGCTACGAGTGGGAGCTGGCCGGTGCCCTGCAACTGCGCGCCAACGTGCTCGCCAACCGCACCGAGTGGGCGGGCGACGCCGCCCGCGACGCCGACGAGGCCCTGGAGATCTTCCGCCGCCTCGGCGACGCCTGGGGCACCGCCGAGGCGCTGTCCGCCCGCGGCGAGGCCCACGAACGCAGGGGCGCCTACCGGGAGGCCGCCGCCGACTACGGGGCGGCCGTCGAGCACGCCGGACGGCTCGGCGCCCACGTCCAGATGGCGGTGCTCGGCGCCCGGCTGGGCAGCGTGCTCATGGAGGCGGGCGAGACGGAACGCGGCGAGCGCATGCTGCGCGACGTCATCGCCCGCTCGGACGGCGCCACCGACGAGGCCATGCCCATCGCCCGGATCTTCCTCGCCTGCTGGCTCGGCCTGACCGGCCGCACCGCCGAGGCGCGCGAACAGCTGCGCGCCCTGCGGGAGGAGTACCGCATCGCGCACTTCGTCGTCTTCGACGCCCTGATCCGCTGTCAGGAGGCCTGGGTGGACGCCCTCGACGGCCGGTGCGAGCAGGCGCTGACCCGGATCCGCGGGACGCTGCGGCTCGCCGGGGACCCGCTGTCGCAGACCCTCACCCCGCACCTGCACTCCGTCTGCCTGCACGTGGCGGGGATGGCCCTGGCCGGCCTGGACGGCGGCTCCCGCGCCGCGGACGGCGCCCGCTGCCTGGGCGCCGCCGACACCCTCATGCCGCCCGGCCACACCTTTTCGGGCGTGGAGCGCCGGGCGTACGAGCTCACCGAGGCGCGGCTGCGCGCGGCCCTCGACCCGGCCGCCTACGACGCCGCGTACGCCGAGGGCGGCGGCCTCTCCCTCGCGGAGGCCACCGCCCTGCTGTGA